The following are encoded in a window of Bradyrhizobium guangdongense genomic DNA:
- the hflC gene encoding protease modulator HflC, whose amino-acid sequence MRSPVTGFVALLAALLVVIVGYMSLFTVQQTEQTIVLQFGKPVDVVTDPGLHFKAPWNSVINIDKRILDLENPSQEVIASDQKRLVVDAFARYRIKDALRFYQSVGSIQAANLQLTSLLNAALRRVLGEVSFITVVRDEREKLMGRIRDQLDHEADGYGIEVVDVRIRRADLPEQNSQAVYDRMKSERQREAAEFRAQGGQKAQEIKSKADRDVTVIIADANSQAEQTRGVGDAERNRLFAEAYGKDADFFAFYRSMTAYENGLKKDDTRYLLRPDSDFFRYFGNPSGKTPAETPAKP is encoded by the coding sequence GCTGTTCACGGTGCAGCAGACCGAGCAGACCATCGTGCTGCAATTCGGCAAGCCGGTGGATGTCGTCACCGATCCCGGGCTGCACTTCAAGGCGCCCTGGAACTCGGTGATCAACATCGACAAGCGAATCCTCGATCTCGAGAACCCGTCGCAGGAGGTCATTGCCTCCGATCAGAAGCGGCTCGTGGTCGACGCCTTTGCCCGCTATCGCATCAAGGACGCATTGCGCTTCTATCAGAGCGTCGGCTCGATCCAGGCCGCGAACCTCCAGCTCACCTCGCTGTTGAACGCGGCGCTTCGTCGCGTGCTGGGTGAGGTCAGCTTCATTACGGTGGTGCGTGACGAGCGCGAAAAGTTGATGGGGCGCATCCGCGACCAACTCGACCACGAGGCTGACGGTTATGGCATCGAGGTGGTCGACGTCCGCATTCGGCGCGCCGACCTGCCGGAGCAGAACAGCCAGGCGGTGTACGACCGGATGAAGTCCGAGCGCCAGCGCGAAGCAGCCGAGTTCCGCGCGCAGGGTGGCCAGAAGGCGCAGGAGATCAAGTCGAAGGCCGACCGCGATGTCACGGTGATCATCGCCGACGCGAACTCTCAGGCCGAACAGACGCGCGGCGTGGGTGATGCCGAGCGCAACCGCCTGTTCGCCGAAGCCTATGGCAAGGATGCTGACTTCTTCGCCTTCTACCGGTCGATGACCGCTTATGAGAACGGGCTGAAGAAGGACGACACCCGCTACCTGCTGCGGCCGGACTCGGATTTCTTCCGGTATTTTGGTAACCCGTCCGGCAAGACGCCAGCCGAGACGCCGGCGAAGCCGTAA
- a CDS encoding DUF2065 domain-containing protein, whose amino-acid sequence MRSIAFADFLIGLGILFVLEGLMFAASPSWMRKAMKSAIATPDNILRAVGIGSAVAGLILIWVMRRPI is encoded by the coding sequence ATGAGGTCCATTGCGTTCGCCGACTTCCTCATCGGCTTAGGCATCCTGTTCGTGCTCGAAGGCTTGATGTTCGCGGCAAGTCCGTCCTGGATGCGCAAGGCCATGAAGAGCGCCATCGCCACGCCGGACAACATCCTGCGGGCGGTCGGGATCGGTTCGGCTGTGGCCGGCCTGATCCTGATCTGGGTTATGCGACGTCCGATCTAG
- a CDS encoding Do family serine endopeptidase — MTAATIVPTRLRQHARFGLAALALGAFSVFGSPVHARGPEGIADVAEKVIDAVVNISTSQTVEAKGGGSNTMPQLPPGSPFEEFFDDFFKNRKGPGGGKGGDNGGGPPRKTNSLGSGFIIDTSGVVVTNNHVIADADEINVILNDGTKIKAELVGVDKKTDLAVLKFKPPKPLVAVKFGDSDKLRLGDWVVAIGNPFSLGGTVTAGIVSAKNRDISSGPYDSYIQTDAAINRGNSGGPLFNLEGDVIGVNTLIISPSGGSIGIGFAVPSKTVAGVVDQLRQFGELRRGWLGVRIQSVTDEIAESLNVKPARGALVAGVDDKGPAKPAGIEPGDVVVKFDGKDVKDPKDLSRVVADTAVGKEVDVVIIRKGEEQTKKVTLGRLQDPDKVQAAVKSDEPPPEKPVTQKALGLDLAVLNKDLRARYKIKDSVKGVVVTNVDANSDAAEKRLSAGDVIVEVAQEAVSSGADVQKRIDQIKKDGKKSALLLVSNGDGELRFVALSVQ, encoded by the coding sequence ATGACCGCTGCCACCATTGTCCCGACCCGTTTGCGCCAACACGCGCGATTTGGGCTGGCCGCGCTCGCGCTCGGTGCTTTCAGCGTGTTCGGCTCGCCGGTACATGCACGCGGACCGGAGGGCATCGCCGACGTCGCGGAGAAAGTGATCGATGCGGTCGTCAATATCTCGACGTCGCAGACCGTCGAGGCCAAGGGCGGCGGCAGCAACACGATGCCGCAACTGCCGCCCGGCTCGCCGTTCGAGGAGTTCTTCGACGACTTCTTCAAGAACCGCAAGGGTCCCGGCGGCGGCAAAGGCGGCGACAACGGCGGCGGCCCGCCGCGCAAGACCAACTCGCTCGGATCAGGCTTCATCATCGACACATCAGGCGTCGTCGTGACCAACAACCACGTCATTGCGGACGCGGACGAGATCAACGTCATTCTCAACGACGGCACCAAGATCAAGGCCGAGCTGGTCGGTGTCGACAAGAAGACCGACCTCGCCGTGTTGAAGTTCAAGCCGCCGAAGCCGCTCGTTGCGGTGAAGTTCGGCGATTCCGACAAGCTGCGTTTGGGTGACTGGGTGGTCGCGATCGGCAACCCGTTCAGTCTGGGCGGCACGGTGACGGCGGGCATCGTCTCGGCCAAGAACCGTGACATTTCCTCGGGGCCCTATGACAGCTACATCCAGACCGATGCCGCCATCAATCGCGGCAATTCCGGCGGCCCGCTGTTCAACCTCGAAGGCGACGTCATCGGCGTCAACACCTTGATCATCTCGCCCTCGGGCGGCTCGATCGGCATCGGCTTCGCCGTGCCGTCGAAGACAGTCGCTGGCGTGGTCGACCAGCTCCGCCAGTTCGGCGAATTGCGTCGCGGCTGGCTCGGCGTGCGGATCCAGAGCGTCACCGACGAAATCGCCGAGAGCCTCAACGTCAAGCCGGCGCGCGGCGCGCTGGTCGCCGGTGTCGACGACAAGGGCCCGGCCAAGCCCGCCGGCATCGAGCCCGGCGACGTTGTCGTCAAGTTCGACGGAAAGGACGTCAAGGACCCGAAGGACCTGTCCCGCGTCGTCGCCGACACCGCGGTCGGCAAGGAGGTCGACGTCGTCATCATCCGCAAGGGCGAGGAGCAGACCAAGAAGGTCACGCTCGGCCGCCTGCAGGATCCGGACAAGGTGCAGGCCGCGGTGAAGAGCGATGAGCCTCCGCCGGAGAAGCCGGTGACGCAGAAGGCGCTCGGCCTGGATCTCGCGGTGCTGAACAAGGATCTGCGCGCGCGCTACAAGATCAAGGACAGTGTCAAGGGCGTGGTCGTCACCAATGTCGACGCCAATTCGGATGCCGCCGAGAAGCGACTCTCCGCCGGCGACGTCATCGTCGAGGTCGCGCAGGAGGCCGTCTCGAGCGGCGCCGACGTCCAGAAGCGGATCGACCAGATCAAGAAGGACGGCAAGAAGTCGGCGCTGCTGCTCGTGTCCAATGGTGACGGCGAGCTGCGGTTCGTGGCGCTGAGCGTGCAGTAG
- the serB gene encoding phosphoserine phosphatase SerB: MSLVATLICNPANPALDSTIVDGARAVLPKAQPAHWLFDGVAVDIPFGADSNLESDRHAIEQRLRELRGDLPIDIVVQPAGFRRKKLFLADMDSTMIGQECIDELADLVGMKAHVAAITERAMRGEIEFEPALRERVALLKDLPAGVVDEVLAKRITLTPGGRELVATMRAHGAYTCLVSGGFTLFTNAVAAKIGFQENRANELVVRDGKFTGEVKEPILGRAAKLATLVDLMESFDLDDVDSVVVGDGANDLAMIQAAGLGVAYHAKPAVAAAAAARIDHGDLTALLYAQGYRRDEFVEA, encoded by the coding sequence ATGTCCCTCGTCGCCACGTTGATCTGCAATCCCGCCAATCCCGCGCTCGACTCCACCATCGTCGACGGCGCCCGCGCCGTGCTGCCGAAGGCGCAACCGGCGCACTGGCTGTTCGACGGGGTTGCGGTCGACATTCCTTTCGGCGCCGACAGTAACCTCGAAAGCGACCGTCACGCCATCGAACAGCGCCTCCGCGAGCTTCGCGGCGACCTGCCGATCGACATCGTGGTGCAGCCTGCCGGCTTCCGGCGCAAGAAGCTTTTTCTCGCCGACATGGATTCCACCATGATTGGCCAAGAATGCATCGACGAGCTTGCCGATCTCGTCGGGATGAAGGCCCACGTGGCCGCCATCACCGAACGCGCGATGCGTGGCGAGATCGAGTTCGAACCGGCATTGCGCGAGCGCGTCGCGCTGCTGAAAGACCTGCCCGCCGGCGTCGTCGACGAAGTGCTGGCCAAGCGCATCACGCTGACCCCGGGCGGCCGCGAATTGGTCGCGACCATGCGCGCCCACGGCGCCTATACCTGTCTCGTCTCCGGCGGCTTCACGCTGTTCACCAACGCGGTCGCCGCCAAGATCGGTTTCCAGGAAAATCGCGCCAACGAGCTCGTCGTGCGCGACGGCAAATTCACCGGCGAGGTCAAGGAGCCGATCCTGGGCCGTGCGGCCAAGCTCGCGACGCTGGTGGATCTGATGGAATCGTTCGATCTCGACGATGTCGACTCGGTGGTCGTCGGCGACGGCGCCAATGATCTGGCGATGATTCAGGCGGCGGGGCTCGGCGTGGCTTATCACGCCAAGCCGGCGGTCGCGGCGGCAGCAGCCGCGCGGATCGATCATGGCGATCTCACCGCACTGCTGTATGCGCAAGGATATCGGCGCGACGAGTTCGTGGAGGCGTAG
- the miaA gene encoding tRNA (adenosine(37)-N6)-dimethylallyltransferase MiaA: MSEGHPIKAVLIAGPTASGKSALALELASRADGDVINADSMQVYRDLRIITARPTPDEEARVPHRLYGYVDAAVNFSAGAWVADAAKALEEAKAGGRLPIFIGGTGLYFKALTAGLSVVPPIPVEVREGVRARLERNGVEALHAELATRDPRAAERLNLRDRTRIARALEVIEATGRSLLDWHHDEQPPLLPKDSFRAVFLAPERDELYARIDARFGAMLGAGALDEVERLAARGLDPLLPAMKAHGVPALIRHFRGELSLEEAATIGRADTRHYAKRQFTWFRHQLPEFEWVKPEEARGWLAAAVTARAPG, encoded by the coding sequence GTGAGCGAGGGGCATCCGATCAAGGCCGTGCTTATCGCAGGCCCGACCGCCAGCGGCAAGTCGGCGCTGGCGCTGGAGCTTGCCTCGCGCGCAGACGGCGACGTCATCAATGCCGATTCGATGCAGGTCTATCGTGACCTCCGCATCATCACCGCGCGTCCGACGCCGGATGAGGAAGCGCGCGTCCCGCACCGCCTCTATGGCTATGTCGATGCGGCCGTGAATTTCTCGGCGGGGGCCTGGGTGGCTGATGCTGCGAAAGCGCTGGAAGAAGCGAAGGCCGGGGGCCGTCTGCCGATCTTCATCGGCGGCACCGGGCTGTATTTCAAGGCGCTGACAGCAGGTCTTTCGGTGGTGCCGCCGATCCCGGTAGAGGTGCGCGAAGGCGTCCGCGCACGCCTGGAGCGGAACGGCGTCGAGGCGCTGCATGCGGAACTCGCAACCCGCGACCCGCGTGCGGCCGAGCGATTGAACTTGCGCGACCGCACGCGGATCGCGCGTGCGCTCGAAGTGATCGAGGCGACCGGCCGCTCGCTGCTCGACTGGCACCATGACGAGCAGCCGCCGCTGTTGCCGAAGGACAGTTTTCGCGCCGTGTTTCTCGCTCCCGAACGCGACGAACTCTATGCCCGCATCGACGCCCGGTTTGGCGCCATGCTGGGCGCGGGGGCCCTTGATGAGGTCGAGCGGCTCGCCGCCCGCGGCCTCGACCCGCTGCTGCCGGCCATGAAGGCCCATGGCGTGCCAGCCCTGATCCGGCATTTCCGCGGTGAACTCAGCCTGGAAGAGGCGGCCACGATCGGTCGCGCCGATACCCGCCACTATGCCAAGCGGCAATTCACCTGGTTCAGGCACCAATTGCCGGAGTTCGAATGGGTGAAGCCGGAGGAGGCGAGGGGATGGCTGGCGGCGGCCGTCACGGCCCGGGCTCCCGGCTGA
- a CDS encoding acetolactate synthase 3 large subunit, translating to MTDKSHDPNQMTGAAMIVRALIDHGVTDIFGYPGGAVLPIYDEIFQQSEVQHILVRHEQGAGHAAEGYARSTGKPGVALVTSGPGATNMVTPLTDALMDSIPLVCISGQVPTHLIGNDAFQECDTVGITRPCTKHNWLVRDVNDLAKVLHEAFYVATTGRPGPVLVDVPKDVQFAIGTYHPPRKSDVHRSYAPRVKGDATQIRKAVSLLASAKRPVIYSGGGVINSGPEATRLLRELVEITGFPITSTLMGLGAYPASGKNWLGMLGMHGTYEANMTMHDCDVMLCVGARFDDRITGRVDAFSPGSKKIHIDIDPSSINKNIRVDVPIIGDCGNILGDILQVFKAEAKKPDIKAWWQQIAQWRARNSLYYKKSNDIILPQHAIQSLFEATRGKDTYITTEVGQHQMWAAQFYGFEEPHRWMTSGGLGTMGYGLPAAVGVQVAHPDSLVIDIAGDASVQMTIQEMSTAVQYELPIKIFILNNQYMGMVRQWQQLLHGNRLSHSYSEALPDFVKLAEAYGAVGLQVTKPADLDGAIKEMIAVKRPVLFDCRVAALENCFPMIPSGKAHNEMLLPEQANDEATAKAFAGGKALV from the coding sequence ATGACCGACAAGAGCCACGATCCGAACCAGATGACCGGCGCCGCAATGATCGTCCGCGCGCTCATCGATCATGGCGTGACCGACATTTTCGGCTATCCCGGCGGCGCGGTGCTTCCCATCTATGACGAGATCTTCCAGCAGAGCGAAGTCCAGCACATCCTGGTCCGCCACGAGCAGGGCGCCGGTCACGCCGCCGAAGGCTATGCCCGCTCGACCGGCAAGCCCGGCGTCGCGCTGGTGACCTCAGGTCCGGGGGCGACCAACATGGTGACGCCGCTGACCGATGCGCTGATGGACTCGATCCCGCTGGTTTGCATCTCCGGCCAGGTGCCGACGCATCTGATCGGCAACGATGCATTCCAGGAATGCGACACCGTCGGCATCACGCGTCCCTGCACCAAGCACAACTGGCTGGTGCGCGACGTCAATGATCTCGCAAAGGTCCTGCACGAAGCCTTCTACGTCGCGACCACGGGCCGTCCGGGCCCGGTGCTGGTCGACGTTCCCAAGGACGTGCAGTTTGCGATCGGCACCTATCATCCGCCGCGCAAATCCGACGTTCATCGCTCCTACGCGCCGCGCGTCAAGGGCGATGCGACGCAGATCCGCAAGGCCGTCTCGCTGCTCGCCAGTGCCAAGCGTCCCGTGATCTACAGCGGCGGAGGCGTGATCAATTCCGGCCCCGAGGCCACCAGGCTGCTGCGTGAACTGGTCGAAATCACCGGATTCCCGATCACCTCCACGCTGATGGGCCTCGGTGCATATCCGGCGTCGGGCAAGAACTGGCTCGGCATGCTCGGCATGCACGGCACCTACGAGGCCAACATGACCATGCATGATTGCGACGTCATGTTGTGCGTCGGCGCACGCTTCGACGATCGCATCACCGGCCGTGTCGATGCGTTCTCGCCGGGCTCCAAGAAGATCCACATCGACATCGACCCGTCCTCGATCAACAAGAACATCCGCGTCGACGTGCCGATCATCGGCGATTGCGGCAACATCCTCGGCGACATCCTCCAGGTGTTCAAGGCGGAGGCGAAGAAGCCCGACATCAAGGCGTGGTGGCAGCAGATCGCGCAGTGGCGCGCCCGCAACTCGCTCTATTACAAGAAGAGCAACGACATCATCCTGCCGCAGCACGCGATCCAGAGCCTGTTCGAGGCGACGCGCGGCAAGGACACCTACATCACGACCGAGGTCGGTCAGCATCAGATGTGGGCGGCGCAGTTCTATGGCTTCGAGGAGCCGCATCGCTGGATGACGTCGGGCGGTCTCGGCACGATGGGCTACGGCCTGCCGGCCGCGGTCGGCGTGCAGGTGGCGCACCCCGACAGCCTCGTCATCGACATCGCGGGCGACGCCTCGGTGCAGATGACGATCCAGGAGATGTCGACGGCGGTCCAGTATGAGCTGCCGATCAAGATCTTCATCCTGAACAACCAGTACATGGGCATGGTGCGGCAGTGGCAGCAGCTGCTCCATGGCAACCGCCTGTCGCATTCCTACTCCGAGGCGCTGCCGGATTTCGTCAAGCTCGCGGAAGCCTATGGCGCAGTCGGTCTTCAGGTCACCAAGCCTGCCGATCTCGATGGTGCCATCAAGGAGATGATCGCGGTCAAGCGGCCGGTGCTGTTCGATTGCCGTGTCGCGGCGCTGGAGAATTGTTTCCCGATGATTCCCTCCGGCAAGGCCCATAACGAGATGTTGCTGCCGGAGCAGGCCAACGATGAGGCCACGGCCAAGGCCTTCGCGGGCGGCAAGGCTCTGGTGTGA
- the ilvN gene encoding acetolactate synthase small subunit yields MNQPASAYFIEERHDPNETHTLAVLVQNEPGVLARVIGLFSGRGYNIESLTVSETEAQKHLSRITIVTTGTPMVIAQIKHQLDRMVPVYQVVDMTQTRRSIERELAMVKVRGQGEHRVESLRLADAFRARVIDATTESFVFEITGNTDKINQFIDLMRPLGLVEVSRTGVAAIGRGPEGM; encoded by the coding sequence ATGAACCAGCCCGCATCCGCGTACTTCATCGAAGAACGCCACGATCCGAACGAGACACACACGTTGGCCGTGCTGGTGCAGAACGAGCCGGGCGTGCTCGCGCGCGTCATCGGCCTGTTCTCCGGCCGCGGCTACAACATCGAGAGCCTCACGGTCTCGGAGACCGAAGCGCAGAAGCATCTGTCGCGCATCACCATCGTCACCACGGGGACGCCGATGGTGATCGCGCAGATCAAGCATCAGCTCGACCGCATGGTTCCGGTTTACCAGGTCGTCGACATGACGCAGACCCGCCGATCGATCGAGCGCGAGCTGGCGATGGTGAAGGTGCGCGGGCAGGGCGAACACCGCGTCGAGTCTCTGCGTCTGGCGGATGCCTTCCGCGCCCGCGTGATTGATGCCACCACCGAGAGCTTCGTGTTCGAGATCACAGGCAATACGGACAAGATCAACCAGTTTATCGACCTGATGCGCCCGCTCGGCCTTGTCGAGGTGTCGCGCACCGGCGTTGCCGCGATCGGTCGCGGGCCTGAAGGGATGTGA
- a CDS encoding class I SAM-dependent methyltransferase, with protein sequence MLARDWYYNERNRMGIEPAVASIYDAHDDADLRARAALKVLGVQRGWRIADIGCGNGVLATEAALMGAEVDAIDISPAMLALAEIYARDRKAPVRTQSAGLLSFAYRPESYDLIVSEFTLHHLPDFWKVVAMSRIFRALKPGASFYLRDIVYASMPDAIERDVEQWADYQIKNHDFSRESVVTHMRDEYSTFGWVMERMLTDVGFTLVSTDYHAPMHGTYLLRKPKAGEQG encoded by the coding sequence ATGCTGGCGCGCGACTGGTACTACAACGAGCGGAACCGGATGGGCATCGAGCCCGCGGTGGCGTCGATCTACGATGCCCACGACGATGCCGATCTGCGGGCGCGCGCCGCACTGAAGGTGCTTGGAGTGCAGCGCGGCTGGCGCATCGCCGACATCGGCTGCGGCAACGGCGTGCTCGCCACCGAGGCCGCGCTGATGGGCGCCGAGGTGGACGCCATCGACATCTCGCCGGCGATGCTGGCGCTCGCCGAGATCTATGCGCGTGACCGCAAGGCGCCCGTGCGCACCCAGTCCGCCGGCCTGCTCAGCTTCGCCTACCGGCCGGAATCGTACGATTTGATCGTCAGCGAGTTCACGCTGCATCATCTGCCGGACTTCTGGAAAGTAGTGGCTATGTCGCGGATATTTCGTGCGTTGAAGCCCGGTGCGAGCTTCTACTTGCGCGACATCGTCTATGCGTCGATGCCCGATGCGATCGAGCGCGACGTCGAGCAATGGGCCGACTACCAGATCAAGAACCACGATTTCTCGCGCGAGAGCGTGGTGACGCATATGCGCGACGAATATTCCACCTTCGGCTGGGTGATGGAGCGGATGCTGACCGATGTCGGCTTCACGCTGGTCTCGACCGATTATCACGCCCCGATGCACGGCACTTATCTCCTCCGCAAACCGAAAGCCGGCGAGCAAGGCTAG
- a CDS encoding EamA family transporter, with protein sequence MKPADILIALMVAIIWGLAFVASRIALDEFSPELMTAMRFSIAALPCLFIPKPKVAWSLLIAISFTLFLGQFLSQAYGIAHGVPVGLTSVVVQSQALFTIGFAAIAFGERPTPAQTVGIVIAAVGLLMICGTVGYDFSVAAFAVLMISPISFAAGNLLLRGARGAPMFDLFAWLCLASAVPLFVLALVANGPMPTFQSLSHMSLTSALCMLALGGVSTSIAYWLWGRLLRDYPAAQVVPFALLVPFVGSAASSIVFGERFGPLRLAGMLTVIGGIAVMVLARRPQTLPKTA encoded by the coding sequence ATGAAGCCGGCCGACATCCTCATCGCCCTCATGGTGGCGATCATCTGGGGGCTTGCCTTCGTGGCGAGCCGGATCGCGCTCGACGAGTTTTCGCCCGAGCTGATGACGGCGATGCGTTTTTCGATTGCCGCGCTGCCATGCCTGTTCATTCCCAAGCCGAAGGTCGCCTGGTCGCTCCTGATCGCGATCAGTTTCACGCTGTTTCTCGGGCAATTCCTGTCGCAGGCCTACGGCATTGCCCATGGCGTGCCGGTGGGACTGACCTCCGTTGTGGTGCAAAGCCAGGCGCTGTTCACCATCGGTTTTGCCGCGATCGCCTTCGGCGAGCGTCCGACGCCGGCGCAGACGGTGGGCATCGTCATCGCTGCAGTCGGGCTGCTGATGATCTGCGGCACCGTCGGCTATGATTTCAGCGTGGCTGCGTTTGCCGTGCTGATGATCTCGCCGATCAGTTTTGCCGCGGGCAATCTGCTGTTGCGCGGCGCACGCGGCGCGCCGATGTTCGATCTGTTCGCGTGGCTGTGCCTCGCCTCGGCGGTGCCGCTGTTCGTACTGGCGCTCGTCGCCAACGGGCCAATGCCGACCTTCCAGTCGTTGAGCCATATGTCCCTGACATCGGCTCTCTGCATGCTGGCGCTTGGCGGCGTCTCGACGAGTATCGCCTATTGGCTGTGGGGCCGGCTGCTGCGCGACTATCCAGCGGCCCAGGTGGTGCCGTTTGCGCTGCTGGTGCCGTTCGTCGGCTCCGCAGCCTCCAGCATCGTATTCGGCGAGCGGTTCGGTCCGCTGCGCCTCGCCGGCATGTTGACTGTGATCGGCGGAATCGCCGTCATGGTGCTGGCCAGACGCCCGCAAACGTTGCCGAAGACTGCGTGA
- a CDS encoding LysE family translocator, whose protein sequence is MAYSLFYAFLAFMVVMYFTPGPNNIMLLSSGLTYGFRRTIPHIVGIVLGFAFMVGTVGLGLGTVFLAYPILQTILKYAGAAYLIYLAAVIAMSGPAKPGEADGRGPMTFWGAAMFQWINAKGWVIVIGTITAYAAIAQFPINIAIQTLISLLVGTVSTVVWAFFGTALRPVLTSERLVRAFNILMALLLLASLYPVFMDA, encoded by the coding sequence ATGGCCTATTCGCTGTTCTACGCTTTCCTCGCCTTTATGGTGGTGATGTATTTCACGCCGGGGCCGAACAACATCATGCTGTTGTCCTCCGGCCTGACCTACGGTTTCCGCCGCACCATTCCGCACATTGTCGGCATCGTCCTCGGCTTTGCGTTCATGGTCGGCACCGTCGGCCTCGGGCTCGGCACCGTCTTCCTGGCCTATCCGATCCTCCAGACCATCCTGAAATATGCCGGCGCCGCCTACCTGATCTATCTTGCTGCCGTGATCGCCATGTCCGGCCCGGCCAAGCCGGGCGAAGCGGACGGCCGCGGCCCGATGACCTTCTGGGGCGCTGCCATGTTCCAGTGGATCAATGCCAAGGGCTGGGTGATCGTGATCGGCACCATCACGGCCTATGCGGCCATTGCCCAGTTCCCGATCAACATCGCGATCCAGACCCTGATCAGTCTGCTGGTCGGCACGGTCTCGACCGTGGTCTGGGCTTTCTTCGGCACTGCACTACGGCCGGTGCTGACCTCGGAGCGGCTGGTCCGCGCCTTCAATATCCTGATGGCGCTCCTGCTGCTCGCCTCCCTTTACCCCGTTTTCATGGATGCATGA
- the ilvC gene encoding ketol-acid reductoisomerase, which yields MRVYYDRDADLNLIKGKKVAIVGYGSQGHAHALNLKDSGVKEVAIALRKDSSSVKKAEAAGFKVMEVAEAAKWADLVMMLTPDELQGDIYREHLHDNMKKGAALVFAHGLNVHFNLLDPRADLDVLMIAPKGPGHTVRSEYQRGGGVPCLIAIAKDVSGNAHDLGLSYASAVGGGRAGIIETTFKEECETDLFGEQVVLCGGLVELIKGGYETLVEAGYAPEMAYFECLHEVKLIVDLIYEGGIANMNYSISNTAEYGEYVTGPRIITDETKKEMRKVLADIQGGKFARDWMLENKVNQTSFKATRAKLAAHPIEEVGAKLRDMMPWIKKGALVDKSKN from the coding sequence ATGCGTGTTTATTACGATCGCGACGCCGACCTGAACCTGATCAAGGGGAAGAAGGTCGCCATCGTCGGCTATGGCAGCCAGGGCCACGCCCATGCGCTCAACCTGAAGGACTCCGGCGTCAAGGAAGTGGCGATTGCGCTGCGCAAGGACTCGAGCTCGGTGAAGAAGGCGGAAGCCGCCGGTTTCAAGGTGATGGAAGTCGCCGAAGCCGCCAAATGGGCCGACCTCGTCATGATGCTGACCCCCGACGAGCTCCAGGGTGACATCTATCGCGAGCACCTGCACGACAACATGAAGAAGGGCGCCGCCCTGGTATTCGCGCACGGCCTCAACGTCCACTTCAATCTGCTCGATCCCCGCGCCGACCTCGACGTGCTGATGATCGCGCCGAAGGGCCCCGGCCACACCGTGCGCTCGGAGTATCAGCGCGGCGGCGGCGTGCCCTGCCTGATCGCTATCGCCAAGGATGTCTCGGGCAACGCCCATGACCTCGGCCTGTCCTACGCCTCGGCCGTCGGCGGCGGCCGCGCCGGCATCATCGAGACCACCTTCAAGGAAGAGTGCGAGACCGATCTGTTCGGCGAGCAGGTGGTGCTCTGCGGCGGCTTGGTCGAACTGATCAAGGGCGGCTACGAGACCCTGGTCGAGGCCGGCTATGCCCCGGAGATGGCCTATTTCGAGTGCCTGCACGAAGTGAAGCTGATCGTCGACCTGATCTATGAAGGCGGCATCGCCAACATGAACTACTCGATCTCCAACACCGCCGAATACGGCGAGTACGTCACCGGTCCGCGCATCATCACGGACGAGACCAAGAAGGAGATGCGGAAGGTTCTGGCCGACATTCAGGGCGGCAAGTTCGCTCGCGACTGGATGCTCGAGAACAAGGTCAACCAGACCTCGTTCAAGGCGACCCGCGCCAAGCTCGCCGCACACCCGATCGAGGAAGTCGGCGCGAAGCTGCGCGACATGATGCCCTGGATCAAGAAGGGCGCGCTGGTCGACAAGTCGAAGAACTGA